A window from Chryseobacterium vaccae encodes these proteins:
- a CDS encoding response regulator transcription factor, which yields MNILLLEDDLILSAELCRFLESNNFTCDKIYDGETFLRQIKNNTYALYLLDINVPKINGLDVCQTIRSFDKNTPIIIISAYGDISDKKDAFTRLADDYLVKPFQFEELLLRMNSLLRRKAPSDTTDQDIIRVDDLIINKTEQKVYRAGNEIALTLKEFQLLVYLAEAQGRTVSKQQITEHVWEHNFNTNTNTVEVYINFLRKKIDKDFKIKLIHTRSGFGYYLSPL from the coding sequence ATGAATATTCTTTTACTGGAAGACGATCTTATTCTTTCTGCGGAGCTTTGCAGATTTTTAGAATCAAATAATTTTACCTGTGATAAGATCTATGACGGAGAAACTTTTCTCCGCCAGATTAAGAACAATACCTATGCTCTATATCTGCTCGATATCAATGTTCCTAAAATAAATGGACTTGATGTCTGTCAGACTATTCGTTCCTTTGATAAGAATACGCCTATCATTATTATTTCGGCTTATGGCGATATCTCCGATAAAAAGGATGCTTTTACCCGTCTTGCAGATGATTATCTCGTAAAACCGTTCCAGTTTGAAGAGCTTTTACTGAGAATGAACTCCCTTCTAAGAAGAAAAGCGCCGTCAGATACCACAGATCAGGATATTATTCGGGTAGATGATCTGATCATTAATAAAACTGAGCAGAAGGTTTACCGTGCAGGGAATGAAATTGCCCTTACCCTGAAAGAATTCCAGCTGCTGGTTTATCTGGCCGAAGCACAGGGGAGAACCGTTTCCAAGCAACAGATCACTGAACATGTATGGGAACATAACTTTAATACGAATACCAACACCGTAGAGGTTTATATTAACTTTTTACGGAAAAAGATTGATAAAGATTTTAAAATTAAACTTATTCATACCCGTTCAGGATTTGGATATTATTTAAGCCCGTTATAA